Sequence from the Sphingobacteriaceae bacterium GW460-11-11-14-LB5 genome:
GCAAAAAGTGGGTAAAACAACTTCAGTTTATTTTGGTGCGGGAGCCGAAGGAGCTTTTATTTATAAAACCGAGATTACTATTGATAACAATTATAATTTTAGTGCGAACACAGAAACAGATTTCAAAGTTTATCCTGCGCTTAATGCCGGATTTAGGCATTATTATAATTTTAACAGCAGGATTAAAAAGGGTAAAAAAACCATAAATAACAGTGCAGGTTATGTAGGACTTGATGTATTAGCCATCATCCCGACGCAAAGCGACAATGTATATGGTTACCAGATTAATATTATGCCACAATGGGGATTTCAAACCAGTGTTGGCCGAAAAGTTAACTTCGAGTTGGCTTTAGGTCCTCTTGCTGCAGTTAACAAAGTCGATATCTATTATGGAGTCGGTGGAAAAATTGGCTTTAGCTTTTTATTATAATTATGGTTCAAATTGAGCAAATATTCCCTTCTTTAACCTGGCGGATCAGGCACGAGGCCATGTATCCTGAATTACCTTTTGATAGTGTAAAGCTTCCGGATGATTTTGACGGCATCCATTTTGGACTATACCTCGATCATAAATTAGCGGGAGTAGTTTCTCTATTTCATAATGGGGATGTTTATCAGTTCCGTAAACTTGCCATTCTGCCCGATACTCAAAAAGCAGGTTATGGCTCACAACTCATGGCCTATATACTCGATTTTTGTAAAATTCAAAAAGCGACAAAACTATGGTGCAATGCACGTGTAAATGCTAAGGAATTTTATTTTAAATTTGGCTTCCACGAAACCGATAAAACCTTTTTTAAAGATGGTTACGATTTTGTGGTAATGGAAAAAGAATTATAAATTACTCATCGTCATGCTGTCCCCAAGCTTCGGGATCAGCATCTTATTAGTAAGATCCTGAATCAAGTTCAGGATGACGAATAATTATAGAATAATCATATGGCTAAGAAAAAAGACGACGAAAAGAAAAAACATGTTGCTGTAGTTACTAAAAAATCGCTGCAGTTTCTTGAAGAATACATCAATAACCCTGCCCCTACCGGTTACGAATGGGAAGGGCAAAAACTTTGGTTAAACTATTTAAAACCATATATCGACGAACATTTCATCGATAACTACGGTACCGCTGTGGGTGTTATTAACCCTAAAGCTGCTTTTAAAGTAGTTATTGAAGCGCATGCAGATGAAATTTCGTGGTATGTAAATTACATCACTGCAGATGGTTTAATCTATGTGATCCGCAATGGTGGTTCAGATCACCAG
This genomic interval carries:
- a CDS encoding GNAT family N-acetyltransferase is translated as MIMVQIEQIFPSLTWRIRHEAMYPELPFDSVKLPDDFDGIHFGLYLDHKLAGVVSLFHNGDVYQFRKLAILPDTQKAGYGSQLMAYILDFCKIQKATKLWCNARVNAKEFYFKFGFHETDKTFFKDGYDFVVMEKEL